From one Eucalyptus grandis isolate ANBG69807.140 chromosome 9, ASM1654582v1, whole genome shotgun sequence genomic stretch:
- the LOC120288553 gene encoding myrosinase-binding protein 1-like, translated as MWKHANVRKIVIHIGQKEEDKPDSSAAQKKKKEPSAKTKENRLSGGPFIRSIEFTCEDGGKPETHGSETGLDTKNFLTIELDNGEYLTSISGYYTDHISGRYRDFGITSLTFRTNKRMAITIGEEKGIYFSSPAMAGKITGFYGYIDEHQNLCGIGAYFEPISDQRQFGAWDDRKFDGVREIYLPDKHTIRSFTFVYDNGSGEDRKVTHPAGFSPNTKEKVNLGYPREYLTSISGYKRKNGPIGPILSLTFHSNKQRIPPYGKEGGLYFWYPLAGSRIVGFYGSEALDYVGVHVEPIPHLYPFRTVGSPMKGSGGVSWDDGVHTDVRGYRVSTGLDDKKEKIIKSITFIYDNNGSLVKGDQHGGGDASTEDWVLLKFPKVRLLRIEGYMRREGNRTIIHDLTMVPTEGAALPFASGKDKNRLCLLLSRKETQG; from the exons ATGTGGAAGCATGCCAACGTAAGGAAAATCGTTATTCACAtcggccaaaaagaagaagacaaacctGATTCAAGCGCCgcccagaagaaaaaaaaggaaccatCGGCCAAAACTAAAGAAAATCGTCTAAGTGGAGGGCCATTCATCCGATCAATCGAGTTTACGTGCGAAGACGGGGGCAAGCCGGAGACACATGGTAGCGAGACAGGACTGGACACGAAGAACTTTCTAACT ATCGAATTAGATAATGGTGAGTACCTGACTTCCATATCCGGGTATTATACAGACCACATATCCGGGCGTTATAGAGACTTCGGCATTACATCTCTCACGTTTCGGACTAACAAACGAATGGCCATAACTATTGGTGAAGAAAAGGGAATCTACTTCTCATCTCCCGCAATGGCCGGCAAAATTACTGGATTTTACGGGTACATTGATGAACATCAAAATCTTTGTGGAATTGGAGCATATTTTGAACCGATCTCAGATCAACGGCAATTCGGAGCTTGGGACGATAGGAAATTCGACGGTGTGAGGGAAATTTACCTACCGGACAAACACACGATCCGTTCCTTTACTTTCGTGTATGACAACGGTAGTGGAGAAGATCGCAAAGTCACGCACCCCGCAGGATTCTCCCCCAACACTAAAGAAAAG GTTAACTTGGGTTATCCACGAGAGTACTTAACATCAATATCAGGATACAAGAGAAAGAATGGTCCTATTGGTCCTATCTTGTCGCTCACATTTCACAGTAATAAACAAAGAATTCCTCCCTATGGCAAGGAGGGGGGGTTGTACTTTTGGTATCCGTTGGCCGGAAGTAGAATCGTCGGCTTTTATGGGAGCGAGGCTCTCGACTACGTAGGAGTGCATGTGGAGCCGATACCGCACCTGTATCCTTTCAGAACCGTTGGATCACCCATGAAAGGCTCTGGCGGGGTTTCATGGGATGATGGAGTACATACGGATGTGAGGGGATATCGTGTGAGCACCGGCCTAgacgacaaaaaagaaaaaatcattaagTCCATCACTTTTATTTACGATAACAACGGTTCCTTGGTCAAAGGCGATCAACATGGCGGAGGAGACGCGTCTACTGAAGACTGG GTTCTGCTGAAATTTCCCAAGGTTCGTCTTCTTAGGATAGAGGGTTATATGCGCAGAGAGGGGAATCGAACTATCATCCACGACCTGACAATGGTTCCCACGGAGGGGGCCGCCCTGCCGTTCGCTTcgggaaaagataaaaatcgtCTATGCCTTTTGTTATCCCGGAAGGAGACGCAAGGATAG